The genomic window AAAAGACTAGTCTTATTGTTTGTTCTTGACTACATTTGAAACACCAGGCAGGATCTAGACAGTCAAAACACCTCCTAAGACACAGAGAAAATAAAGGTGTACCTTGGAGAACAGGGTGTTCAGACAGTGGACCTTCTGGCGCTCTTGTACGAAAGCGTAGTATTGGGTGATGCCCTTCAGCGTCAGCTCCTCCATCAGGTTAATCTCGTACGGTTTGTTCAGGTGACGTTTCTGGtcatcatgaaaaaaatagCAGCAATTAGTAACTACTGTATTGCATTTATCTATGACACACAGCAACTTTTTCAGGGTTAACAGGTTATAAGATCGGGAAGGacttcatctacatctacatctacatatgatacccccaaatagccccttcaggggcaaggtagggggggagttgaggtcccgggctaaggcgggcaggcctccagcctggcacggaacgactcaacggtgggagccgtcgcaaccgtgccaggcagggtgttccactgagggatggtacggggaaagaaagagtgtttatatgtgtcggttctagcgtggatggtgtgaaacttgaggtcgtggctcccccgggtgcgcccctgggctggtttcaacAAACTGTGTCTATATTAATGTGGACAATTAACTTCAGAACACATAACAGTAATACAACTGCTTTTATAATATCTTCAATTAGTCattcagaaaataaaaataaatctctttaaaaaaaattgttttaaccATGAAGAATACCAGATGGCATCAGTCTAATTCTCAAACATTTGTCCAGTGGTTTAGACTTAATCAAAACATTACTATTCCCTCCTGGATGACAAGCCTTCATAAATGTAACTGCTGTTCTATTTCTCAGTGCAGAGTGATGCTTTACCATGAAGTCCTTCACTGACAGGGGGAATGTGGCTGAGAAGAGCAGAATCTGCCGTTCCCTTGGCAGGTGACTGATGACACTGTCCAGCATTCCTTTGAAGTCCTGAGACAGCAACTTGTCACCCTGTTAGAAAGAAGTTGGCAATAAACTTATATAagctgacaatgttttctttcgaaagcttgttgtacatgtactattacaGTAGCAGTTTTGTTTCAATCATTATTAGAGGTTTTCTGCACTTGCACAGCTCTACAAAAAAGTACACATTACCACAATATTATCTTGCAATGCCTGACATCTTGTTACTCTGGCAAGATGGCATGATTCTGAAATAGCTGACATACAACCAGAAAAGAGAGGATATAAATACCTCATCTAAAACGAGCATTTGGCAGTGGTCCATCTTTGCCACACCTTTCTTCATGAGGTCGAGGATGCGCCCGGGAGTAGCAATCACAATGTGCACTGTGGACAAGAATGTCAACCATGACTTAGCATAACAGTCATTGTATTCAACTTCAATCAGTGTCTACAAAATCACACATCCAATACAACAAGAACATTGTGTACTATAGATTACTTACCAGTGTCGTATAGCCTCATAATGTCATCCCTGAGGCTTGTGCCACCCGTGGTGACCATGCATCTGATTCCCAAGTGCTTGCCTAGTGCAGTAGCGATGCTGCTTGTCTGCAGGGCCAGTTCACGTGTTGGCACAAGTACCAAAGCTGCAATCAGAGGGAATTTTTCATGTCACATAAGGATAAGACAGTCTTTTATATAAAAAGAGGTACCAACTACATGATCATACAAATGTAATCAGTCAGTCCAACAGATTATCATCTTACCTTGGATATGATTCTTATCTAATTCCACCCTCTCGATCACAGGAATGATGTAAGCACCAGTCTTCCCAGTACCGTTTTTGGCTCGAGCTAACACATCTCTTGCTAGCAGTGCAATAGGGATGCTCTCTTCCTGAATTGGGGATGGTTTTTCCCACCCCATCTCGAAGATACCCATGAGGAGCTCCCTCTTTAAGCAGTAGTCTTCAAACTCATTTCCCTTGGTAGCAGTGACATCCTAAAAGGGGACAGATATGTTCATGAATCTTTGGAGAAAGGCCATAGGCTATTATGTATACAAACACAAACTGACGGGCAAAATAAGGCAACTATCAAAAGAGTAAAACAGAAGATACCAATACTTACTGTTGTTCTTATTCTTGTATCTTTTGGAGGCATCTTCAGACTTTTCTTCCAGTCCTCACCAGGCCTACCAAGAGAAAGGACATGACaatgttcaaacaaaacacCATATTCAGTAGTGTTTATAAAAATACCAAATACCTTAAATTTTTGTAGCAAAATTGATTCTGAGGTGAACCAGCCTTTATCCTATCTATTTCAATGATTAAAACAGAATTTAAATATTTTTAGAAGCATTCAACTAGCATTGAATCCAAGCTGTTTTTCTTAACCTTCAAGTTCAATCAAATGTTGCTAATAGAAAATGAACACAAATAACTTGTGAATGTAAGAGAAAGATTAAGTTTGCTACATTCATGTTAAATACACCAGACTTATCACACTTACCCTGTGCTGGGCTTGTTTTCAACAGCCTGGCCATGGTTGGCAGCCATTCCTGTCCCACTTGGCATCCCCACAGGTTTAGTCATCTGTTTGATGGGGCCGGCATGATTTGCCACACTCATACTATTCATGCTTGTTGCTGCCATACTTTCAAAGTAGAAGTTGTGTCCACTAAGGCCCAgttggattttttaaaaagattgtgGCATATGTTCCTTCCTGGGAACACAAAGTCTAACAGTCTTTTTGATTTCTGAGTCTCTATCTCATGTGAGTCTTTGTGCTCAACTTTGCTGCAATCTCAAAAATTGCAAATATAATATTTGAATATAATAATGATACAAAAAATCTGTTTGTCTTTATCAAAATCTGTGGTCCAAGTCTTTAAAATAGACTCATGAGTTAACTATTTAGTCCTCAACTTGAATATCACATCAGGAATTCCAAGGCAGATCAGGTTCACCATCTATCCGTGTTGGAAGGAAATTTGCAACCTGCAAGAGGAAAAACCAGAGGGTGATTAGATCACTTATTTGGGCACTAATGACTATGAGTATGAAGTATGATATGCAAAATTTCTGGATCTTCTTCCAAAGGACGAGCCTACCCTTACATAGgatatttcaaaatgaaaaattacacacTTGGGACAATCCATATATTGGACTGAACTAAGTTAGACTCCAAGCTATACTCTGACCCTATTTCCTTAGCCAATGATTATCCGATACCTGCCTTcagaaagaaacaacaaaacatgatcTACAATGGTGAACCTTGACTGCTAGTCATGGCTTTGCTTGGACTTAGGCCTGCTATAGACTGATAACACTTAACGGTGGTGCGACTATCATTGTGAGCGACGGTTGTCTTTAGACACACAGTCAGTAAGTATCAAGGGACACCGTTGGTGCAGAATTACAGTACGGTGGGACGCGTGACCCGGTGACCTCTTGtgtgggaattcaaaatggcgggagaactgCCACTTTCGTCATACAACAGATAATTTTTTCCTGTTTGCAATACGTGTTGTCCTACATACATAGATGAGACAGACTACATGCTCAACAAAGGAGATTTAGAAGCCTGTACAGAGACAGGCAATACCCGACATGAACTTCGTGGGTGCCGGTGGACATGTCTGCCATGTAGACCGAGAAACAGGGGTCCAGCATACCAAAGAAGTAGCTAGTGACTAGTGGCAGGGCATTGCGCTGGATACATAATAAATCCTGATTTTTTTCCTAACAAGGCTGGAGCATGGGAGGTTTTTCTAGCCTTGGGGTTGCACAGGGAAACGACCTACCGACAATAGATTTCggccattttatgcaaattagcgattttgcgaCAGACCGGAAAATGGCGTCCCATTTGGCCCATTCAAACTTCCCACCAAACTGGAATTAGTAGAATAAGTTCTCTTCGTGGTACGCATTTagaatttatatcaaattgtaggTAGATTTGTCATAAAGATGATGGCGAAAACCGCACGGGGGTACCATTGAGAGGTAAGCTCAGACACGTCCGAAGAGTTGTAATACATTTAGATATGAAGTTCTGATGTGACCTCACGAGATCTCGTGCGATCTTGCCCTGTTTCGCGAGTTTCGCGAGATCTCGTGTGATTTTGCGACAAAAAGCGAAATTACGGCCTGAAGCTGCCGGGGAGCTTACTTTAAGATGGaaatttcacatatatatttaaatatatattattgtgAGCTGCCGCGAGCAAATGCGACATAGGCGCCATTGTTAATGTTTCCCTGTGGGTTGCCAGGAGTTAGTATATCAAGGTTAATTTTGCTTCCTGGGGAGCAAATGCATTGAAATCTGGTTGAGAAAACAACTCCAGGTGGTTATGACTTGAAATAAAAAGAGGGGAAAATGTTGTTCCGTGTTTCGTGGGCCTGTTAACAGTTGGTGTCAAAAACTTTAAAACTCTGGAGCCTGACCAGCTGCATAAATTTACAACAAAAGAAACCACCTTACCTGCGTTGGTGACTGTAAAAAGGACGTTTGCGTTAGCATGATAAAAATAAACCTAGTCCAGAGACACACGGGTATGTACACTTTGAGAcagcctgcccccctccccgtcAATagtcaaaatattcaaatggCCAGAAGACTATTTCATATAATATCCCTGGGCCTGAGGTTAGCTTGATGCTATCGAGCTATGTTGTCATTGCACAGCAACAAATAAATGGAAGGAAGTAGGTAAAATATCAGAGActtgacaaaatatatcaaaattttGTACCAGCACTTGACAGTCCAAGAAATGTTACAAGGCATGAACCGACGGACTCCGTCTCTGGGCAAACCTCCACACGAATATCATATGTGACGACATGAAAGACGTATTTGCTTGAAAGTGTAAAACTGGAAAAGCGGAACAGTATCGGATGACGTGATGTATCGTCACAAAATCCCTTCAGATTCACACCAAAATTACAAGCGAGTGCAGAAATATGACCCTAATAAGaacaaacaataaacgtaccacATATAAAATGACACCTTAAGTCACCTGGACGTCAGATTATCAAACACAGAGATAGATTCAGTCAATGGAAATACTCACCTCCAACGTCCAATATGGCTGCTGCCTAGAAATATGGGGaaatcataaattatgctaattaggaagACGTAACGTTGTGAGCTGCCCAAATCCCTGATCTCTGGTCGATTCATAAGGAATAAAAGCGTTTAGTTTTTGATAGATTGTCCGGAAGATGCTATATTCATtttatttgaaattttttaaccaaaaaaaagCTGCATGAAATGAGTATTATTACGCATGCGTAATTAGCTTGTTTGGCTGACCCGCTGGCTGCGAAGTTTAGTTCAGTTCGAGACATATACCGAGAACAAAACCATGGGAAGACCAGGTACATTTTCCATTTTATGAAGTCTTGGGAGTGTTGTTAACGCATATTGATTTCTATGCTTGGTCGCGGAGTAAGATGCTTTGATTGGGGAGGGATAAAGCATGCGATAGTAGGGTATATGACCACAgcatggtgggaggggggcgcctcAAACACGTGCGCGTACCACGCCGCAGAGAAAGCCAAACACCACTGGTGGCGAAAAACTTTCATCAAAACCTATACTGAAGAATTATCAATCCAATTACGAATAGCTATTCTGACATTTCTGATTAGTTCTAATTAGTCCCATCTGGTACTTCTTTATTACTTCATCTTTACAAGACCTAGCTAAACAGGATAAAGTTTTTCATGTCAAAATTAGAACTTTAAAATCTTGTCCCACCAAGGAGGTAATTTTCTATTCTTTGGTCCCACATATTAAAACGGCTTTTTCGATTTCACCGTGAGTTTGATTTAGATGCACGGCACACAGAACCCTCTGATTGACCTCCAGTTTGAACTTCAGTCCATTTCTTCCACTAGTTCCAGATTCCTAAATTATGATAAGAAATTAGTGCTGCACCGTCAGCAATCTTTAGTTTATATCAAAGAAATTATAGCACAgtgatactactactagtattacggCAGTAACTTGGGTAAGTCCTCTTGTTGACATCTACTGTTGTTTTTCGCTCATAGGTTTCTCACCGCGTGGAGGTGGCAGAGGTGAGAgtgcattttattttattcatagaAATAGATCATCATCGCCATCAGATAGAGAATATCACTCCAGTCCAGAGCTGAGCTTGATTTGAATTTTGCAGACAATTTCGTAAACGTATACTATACGTTTACGAAATTGTCTGCAAAATTCAAATAGGATTTATTAAGGATGACATAACAAATCTGTTCTGGTGTGCTGTTAAACAGCTTTGGAAGAAGTTCCTTGTGTCTTGCAGCTATACTATTCTCCTTGAATAGTCTATTAGTTTGTAGCCATTGTTTTATCTTCTGCTATTCTTCTCCATTAGGTTTCTCACCACGTGGGGGCGGCAGAGGTATGTGTTTAGCAATTCCAATATTTGCAATATTTTAAGATCTAATAGCAATACACCATGAGTCGGACTCAACAGTGTAATTTTGAATTAAAGAAATACCAACACACACTTGCCACAAGTCTTCTTGCTCTTCACTTGATATTATCGTCATGGATATATTGTATAGTGTGTGAAAGCAAATTTCGCTTTCTCTGTCAGTGTTGAACCTACCCTTTTGTTTGATTCCAGGATTTTCACCacgtggtggtggtggtggtttcAGAGGTCAGTTCAACTGCTTTATATGAAAAGACGCTGGTTTGTATGGAACTTAAGACAGCTTCATCTGTGAAGTTGATGGTTAATGTTTGTATTAGAATATCAATTTAAGCGTTGATGTACAATCTACTTCTGGCATGTGGTAATATTATATATTGTATTGGCTTTCATGTGTTTCATTGTATTTTCAGTTTATCGTATGGATTTTTAGAGCTAAAAATTCCTGAACGtacttttgtttaaaaaaaaacataacggTACACAGGAACTTCAGGAATGAAAGAGTAGACTTTGTTCAGGCAAGCAGCCCgaaattatgattatgatgttCATCTATCTAGATCAATTCTCACACTGCCTTTTTTGTGTTGTAGGTGGAAGAGGAGGATTCGGTGACCGTGGAGGTAGAGGTAAAtatctaatgtacatgtaggataagACGCAAACAATTTAGAAGCAAGTTACATACACAAATTGTCCTTGTTTTACCTGTATTTTCCAAGTTATGTTATCTGTTCATGatatattacatgtagataatgtaACCTGTTTTGCAACCTATTAATGGTAGAAATGATGGTGCTTATTGAGTACTACTGACAGTCATAGTTGACTCCAATGTTTCCGACATTAGCagacatatttgtacatataagAAGATGTATATGAAATACACAGTCTTTCCTATCCAGAGAGTTTGAGGAAGTCTGCCTAGTGTGTTTTAGTATTGATAGAAAACCTGCATAGGTGGTGGATGACTTGAATGTGACCATTTTGTGGAATGTGTTTGCAGGTGGCTTTAGAGGCCGTGGTCGTGGCGGAGGCCGTGGTGGCAGAGGTAAATATGTCTGCATCCCTCACGTTGTCTTTGaagaacaccattgaatcactTCCAACTGTAATCCCTGGCTTGCTCAGCCAGTGTCTGTTTGTGGAGTCTTGAATACCTTCAAAAGGCTAGAGGAACAGAAATGATTCTCATATGAAGCTATCTATATGAATCATACTAATGCACTGCGCGATAGCTTTCAGTCAAGATATCGCACCCTTGGGAtcaaacaaagaagaagaaaaatacctGCTTTTAATATCTACTTTGACTGCCTATATGTATATGCAAGTCTATGCATGACAGTGCATACTGCATAGTTATTACAAATATGATATGTGTGGCATGGTGACTACAGTTCTGTTTGCCTGATTATTTTAAAAGTCATTGGCTGATGCTAATACGCACAAAAAAAGTGTACCAAACTGTGAAGAAGAATTTTTTTAAGCCACCACTATATGAAAAATTACTTTGCTCTACCTTGTAGCTGTCTTTCAAAGGATTGGATGTGTGATTGCACATCATATGGGTTAGTAGGAATCATACTCTTAGTCTTAGATATACAATTGACATTACTAAATTGATGCTGTTTGTCCAATGTAGTTATCTGTTTTCAGCTACAGTAGAGCCAATTTCTTGTATACCATACATTTagtcaaatatgcaaatgaaaaatGTTTGAGAGCTGAGCAATGCCGAGGAAGGTTTTGTAGCTGAACACTGCTACACAGGAGGCTATCATTGTGGGTCATATTCTTGTCACCCACAAAAAAGCCATTATACATCCCACTCCAATGCTACATTATGACTTGTTCTGAACCAGTTACCACCACTTAATCAAACATGTCTGTATCTCTCCAGGTGGTGGCAGGGGTGGCTTTGGTGCAGGAAGAAAGGTGGTTGTCGAACCTCACAGGCATGCAGGTATGTACAATTCATGGTAAAGGATTGTCAGCATGGTAAAATATTGAAGATGTCAGTCtgtctaactttttttttcattacactAACTTCATGTTGGCATTGTTATTAACCAGTTGTGCTTTGCTGTGCTTTACAGGGGTGTTCATTTCACGAGGGAAGGAGGATGCCCTTGTCACCAAGAACATGGTGGTTGGAGAGTCCGTGTATGGAGAGAAGAGGATAACAGTGGAGGTAGTGTATGGAATACTTCATCAGATGACGAAGTGAAGAGCTCAGTTTCTAAGAGTGAAGCTATGCAGACAACTATTTGTTCTGAAGGAAGAGGGTGGCGAAAACTTTAACAAAATGTAGGAATGCACCAAAAAATCTGGAAATCTGAGCCCAAAGAGATTAATATATTCAGATCTACTTTGGCTGTTGTTGAAACTcagtacaaaaatgaaattttgccgTGCTTTATAAGCTATTTGTAGTCACATCTCCCTCATAGCTGTTTCTTGATGTTGTTTCAGGAGGGGGAGAACAAGTTGGAGTACCGTGTGTGGAACCCGTTCCGTTCAAAGTTGGCTGCAGCCATCCTAGGTGGGATTGACCAGATCCACATGTTTCCTGGCACCAAGGTCCTGTACCTGGGGGCTGCCTCAGGCACCACTGTCTCACACGTGTCCGACCTGGTGGGGCCGGTAAGTAACAACAACTAGCCAGGTATCACTGATTATTTCTCCATTGGCAGCTTTTcaaatagcctgggtgccatcctagtgaGTTTTCTGCGACTCCCATACACTCCCTCTTATCAACAGTTGGTAACCAGAGAGCATGGGGTTGCAGAAAACTtgttaggatggcacccaggacACTATTCAGAGGCATACTttttgatggggggggggggggggggggctggggtTAGTTCAGAACTTCAGATGATACAAAGGAACACCCTAGACATGTGACCAATGCTGAAGTTCTCCATGTCTGTTACAGGAAGGGCTGGTGTATGCTGTAGAGTTCTCCCACAGGTCAGGCCGAGATCTCCTCAACGTGGCCAAGAAGAGAACCAACATCATTCCAATCATAGAAGATGCCAGACACCCTCACAAGTACAGGATGTTAGTCGGTAAGATTTGGCGAAAATCTTTATAAGCATTCCACCTGCACATTCAGTATTGCACTGGTGCTTTGTGCATCTTTTAGTGATTACTCTTGTGTATTGTTTGGTGGTAtctatacatgttgtatgtatgtgtttgtttgtttgttaccctTTACAATGAGATACAAGTTGTTGATAAATGTCTGTGTATTTGGTGCACAGGTATGGTGGACACAATCTTTGCAGATGTTGCCCAGCCAGACCAGACCAGGATAGTAGCAATCAACGCCCATAACTTCCTGAAGAATGATGGTCATTTTGTCATCTCTATCAAGGTGAGATTATCACATTGGAATACAGATTAAGCCAGTGATGCACTTTGACTATGTGTAGTATGTACCCATTTAAAGAAATGTACTGATATCTGTTATAAAGAACTATGAGCTAGATCTTGATTAATTATTGTGTTCATTAAGGCTATTGTAATTTTTGTTAAGGATAAGGATATTGTATTGGATTAAGGATATTGTAAGTGCAGAAGAATATGGATTGGTTTGAAATACAACTGTTGTCTTTTAGTGTCATTGCAGCAAGGGCACATTTTGATGTTCCTTAGCTCACATACACCGGAGTGGTGACATATTTTGTTTTCTAACTGTCATGTATCGTTCTGTTTTCAGGCCAACTGTATTGACTCCACAGCATCAGCAGAGGCTGTGTTTGCAGGTGAAGTTAAGAAGATGAAGTCAGAGAAGATGCACCCAAAAGAACAGCTGACATTGGAACCATACGAGAGGGACCATGCAGTTGTGGTAGGAGTGTACAGGTCAGTGTCACTTGGTCTTAATAGACAGACGTAGCACCAATAGTCTTCGTTTTCAAATACCCACAAGATACCAGATGGTGCATGGGGCGGCATCAGGGGGCAAGTCCACtgatagtggtgtgtgtttaactgtcagtgctaagcagagaaggcagtatgtgccatttttaaagcCTTTGGTATGATTCGGCCAGGcattgaactcacgacctaccatgtgcaaggcgaacaccgactaggccattgcaccggacTCAATATTTGAACTATGTTGTAATTTtgatgtcttctttttttgcagACCCTCGAAGAAGTGAGTCCAGGATTCAGACATATTTGTTATTGTCTTCTGTTTTTATGGATTTAGTTAAACACAGTATAGATCTACTGTTTCCCCAGTGTTACATGAGGACTCTGGTATCATTGATAGGAGAAGTGGACAAGACTGGCTAAGATATAATTTCACTTGCCAGTCATCTTGTAAATCAGGTCTCTTAGTTATGGTAAGGATATATCTTTTATGGAACCTGTAGTACGGTCTGGGTATTATCTACAAGACTTACAGGCTTGTATTAGATAAGTTTGGATTTCCTTGTTCAgaattttccttttttattgCTACAATTTGTGCCAATAGAAGGTAGCTTATGGAATGTCTGCTAATCAAATATTGATTTGTTGTAGTTTATAGACTTTAAACTGCCTTCCTGGTGGTTAAAGAAACAGACTCACATGATGAAAAGAATGTTTTAGTTGTAGAGGTGATTTCTACTAAGTTTGTGGGTCAGGTAGAAGTGATCTACCTAAATGTTTGTATTTATGGCCAAATTGATATGGAAGAAATTTTTTTGAACACTTAAGTTGTCCAGAGCTATACAGATATGTGCACAAAAAGATGTACTTCCACTTCCAGACTAACATATACCAGTACTACCATTTTCCAATGTAAGGTGATGAAAACCATGCTAATAAAAACATTAACTGCGACAAAGAGTCAAAGTCTTGTGTGTCTTTCATCactaatgtttacatgtgtcgGGAAGGACTGCAATGTtggcattttgtgtgtgtgtggagggggggggggggtatgatGACCCTGTGAATGTCTATGTGCTGCAGAGAGCTATGATTGAAAACCACGTCCCCACCAATGTTCTCACtcaattgaaatataaacaCAAGCTATGGGACTTATGAAAAGCAGCTTgttaatttctttttaaaatgtcTCTCTGCACATGTCAGAATCAACTCTACTGATTGATGATTCTGCATGTGCTGACCAACACATTGAACTAAtttgagatttaaaaaaaaggaaagccaATGTGGACAATCGGCCACTGTCTACTACTAGTATCAAAAATACGTTGTTCTGGGATGTTTTCCCTATGACCTGAACTGAGCACAGACCTGCTAATGCAGGTGCCACTTGACAAGGCCGAGGGCAGGCTTGTTTTAACAAGCTAACATAAAGCTGATATAGTGTAGGATACATTCTACATTAAACTTACAACATTGATAACTTGGTCTATTACTGGTCTTTGGGGGTAAAAAAAGGGGTGTTATCTTTCCAGTGCTTATGGCCTCATCTAAAGGGATT from Branchiostoma lanceolatum isolate klBraLanc5 chromosome 4, klBraLanc5.hap2, whole genome shotgun sequence includes these protein-coding regions:
- the LOC136433393 gene encoding rRNA 2'-O-methyltransferase fibrillarin-like, with the protein product MGRPGFSPRGGGRGFSPRGGGRGFSPRGGGGGFRGGRGGFGDRGGRGGFRGRGRGGGRGGRGGGRGGFGAGRKVVVEPHRHAGVFISRGKEDALVTKNMVVGESVYGEKRITVEEGENKLEYRVWNPFRSKLAAAILGGIDQIHMFPGTKVLYLGAASGTTVSHVSDLVGPEGLVYAVEFSHRSGRDLLNVAKKRTNIIPIIEDARHPHKYRMLVGMVDTIFADVAQPDQTRIVAINAHNFLKNDGHFVISIKANCIDSTASAEAVFAGEVKKMKSEKMHPKEQLTLEPYERDHAVVVGVYRPSKK
- the LOC136433389 gene encoding probable ATP-dependent RNA helicase DDX6 is translated as MAATSMNSMSVANHAGPIKQMTKPVGMPSGTGMAANHGQAVENKPSTGPGEDWKKSLKMPPKDTRIRTTDVTATKGNEFEDYCLKRELLMGIFEMGWEKPSPIQEESIPIALLARDVLARAKNGTGKTGAYIIPVIERVELDKNHIQALVLVPTRELALQTSSIATALGKHLGIRCMVTTGGTSLRDDIMRLYDTVHIVIATPGRILDLMKKGVAKMDHCQMLVLDEGDKLLSQDFKGMLDSVISHLPRERQILLFSATFPLSVKDFMKRHLNKPYEINLMEELTLKGITQYYAFVQERQKVHCLNTLFSKLQINQSIIFCNSTQRVELLAKKITELGYSCYYIHAKMNQQHRNRVFHDFRNGACRNLVCSDLFTRGIDIQAVNVVINFDFPKMAETYLHRIGRSGRYGHLGVAINLITYDDRYNLHKIERELDTEIKPIPGVIDKSLYVAEYHSEASELEEQAQQQK